Proteins from one Xenorhabdus griffiniae genomic window:
- a CDS encoding IS5 family transposase, translating to MPRTMLSKSLWNTLAVLMQQHGCIYHKDAHYLTFEGILYRMRTGCPWRDLPDEFGKWNTLFKRFNAWSKKGVFELLFKLLSENTDTEWLFIDGSIIRAHQHSSGAASTEDEAIGKSRGGRSTKIHLAVDSYGLPVHFELSGGQTHDIVHAESLVTHSPASDFVIADKGYDSGTFRDFVEKQGSKTVIPYRKNSRKPDKSIDEVLYCYRHLVENAFARIKHFRAIATRYDKLARNYASMLALAFVIIWLPM from the coding sequence ATGCCAAGAACAATGTTATCAAAATCTTTATGGAATACGCTAGCTGTATTAATGCAACAACATGGATGTATTTACCACAAAGACGCGCATTACCTGACTTTCGAAGGGATCCTTTATCGAATGAGAACGGGATGTCCGTGGCGGGATTTACCCGATGAATTTGGCAAATGGAATACGCTTTTTAAGCGCTTTAACGCCTGGTCAAAGAAAGGTGTTTTTGAATTATTATTCAAATTGTTATCTGAAAATACAGACACCGAATGGTTATTCATTGATGGGAGTATTATCCGCGCTCATCAACATAGCTCAGGGGCAGCTTCAACAGAAGATGAAGCCATCGGTAAAAGTCGAGGTGGACGTTCGACTAAAATTCATTTGGCCGTAGACAGTTATGGTTTGCCTGTCCATTTTGAGCTGTCAGGGGGTCAAACGCACGACATTGTACATGCAGAAAGTTTGGTCACCCATTCACCCGCATCCGATTTTGTGATCGCGGATAAAGGTTACGATAGCGGTACTTTCAGAGATTTCGTTGAAAAACAAGGTTCAAAAACGGTCATTCCCTATCGAAAAAATAGCCGAAAACCCGATAAAAGTATTGATGAAGTTTTATACTGTTATCGGCATTTGGTCGAAAATGCGTTTGCCAGAATAAAACATTTTCGAGCTATTGCGACAAGATACGATAAATTGGCGCGAAATTACGCCAGTATGTTGGCACTGGCGTTTGTCATTATATGGTTACCGATGTAG
- a CDS encoding sensor histidine kinase, which produces MYEFNLVLLLLQQMCVYLVIAWLLSKTPLFIPLLQVTVRLPHKLMCYVIFSIFCIMGTYFGLHVNDSIANTRAIGAVLGGFLGGPTVGAMVGFTGGLHRYSLGGMTAFSCMVSTIVEGVLGGLVHIYLMKKGQINKLLNPWTAAIITFLAECTQMGIILLLTNPFSEALSLVKDIAAPMIIANSIGAAMFIRILLDRRAIFEKYTSAFSAQALKIAVCTEGILRKGFNEDNSMRVAKVIYQELEIGAVAITDREKLLAFIGIGSDHHLPGTPIASKQSHRAIENNEVVYADGNETPYCCSLNPTCKLGSALVIPLRGENQQVIGTIKLYEAKNRLFSSINRTLGEGIASLLSAQILAGQYERNKQSLLQSEVKLLHAQVNPHFLFNALNTLQAVIRRDSQQAGQLVQYLSTFFRKNLKRPKDIATLENEIEHVNAYLQIEKARFRERLQIAIEIPESLRDAHLPAFSLQPMVENAIKHGTSQLLDTGKITIRAYQKDQLLLVAIEDNAGLYCPKKVGDDGLGMSLVDKRLRLRYGKQYGVSVECQPEEFTRVILCLPLEKKQAKKAA; this is translated from the coding sequence ATGTACGAGTTTAACCTTGTGTTGTTATTACTCCAGCAGATGTGTGTCTATCTGGTAATCGCTTGGCTCCTGAGTAAAACTCCCCTGTTTATTCCCCTGTTGCAAGTGACCGTCCGCTTACCTCATAAGCTGATGTGTTACGTGATTTTTTCCATCTTTTGCATTATGGGAACGTATTTTGGGCTGCATGTTAACGATTCGATTGCCAATACCCGCGCGATTGGTGCTGTTCTGGGAGGTTTTCTCGGCGGGCCAACAGTAGGGGCGATGGTCGGATTCACTGGGGGCTTACACCGCTATTCTCTCGGCGGAATGACCGCATTTAGCTGTATGGTATCCACTATTGTAGAAGGTGTATTGGGCGGCCTTGTCCATATTTATCTGATGAAAAAAGGACAAATCAATAAATTATTGAACCCGTGGACAGCGGCCATTATCACTTTCCTTGCTGAATGTACCCAAATGGGCATTATCCTGCTACTTACCAATCCCTTCAGTGAAGCGCTGAGTTTGGTGAAAGATATCGCGGCCCCTATGATCATCGCCAATAGTATTGGTGCGGCCATGTTTATCCGCATTTTATTGGACAGACGCGCTATTTTTGAAAAATATACCAGTGCTTTTTCTGCCCAAGCGCTAAAAATTGCTGTCTGTACAGAGGGAATTTTACGTAAGGGGTTCAATGAAGATAACAGTATGCGCGTGGCAAAAGTCATTTATCAGGAGTTAGAAATCGGGGCTGTCGCAATTACGGATCGGGAAAAATTACTGGCATTTATTGGTATCGGTTCAGATCACCATCTGCCTGGTACGCCAATTGCTTCCAAACAGTCTCATCGTGCTATTGAGAATAATGAGGTTGTGTATGCCGATGGCAATGAAACACCTTATTGCTGTTCCCTTAACCCAACCTGCAAACTTGGCTCGGCGCTGGTGATCCCTTTACGGGGAGAAAACCAACAGGTCATTGGTACAATCAAACTCTACGAAGCCAAGAATCGCCTATTCAGTTCCATCAATCGCACATTAGGAGAGGGAATTGCCAGTCTGCTCTCAGCCCAAATTCTTGCCGGACAATATGAACGGAATAAACAATCTCTGCTGCAATCAGAAGTAAAGCTCCTTCACGCGCAAGTGAATCCTCACTTTTTATTTAACGCCTTAAATACGCTGCAAGCTGTTATCCGTCGGGATAGCCAACAGGCAGGCCAGCTGGTGCAATATCTTTCAACATTCTTCCGTAAGAATTTAAAGCGACCTAAAGATATTGCCACACTGGAAAATGAGATAGAGCATGTAAACGCTTACTTACAAATTGAGAAGGCCCGTTTCCGTGAACGCCTCCAAATTGCCATCGAGATACCTGAATCTCTGCGCGATGCGCACTTACCCGCTTTTTCCCTTCAACCAATGGTAGAAAATGCGATTAAACATGGCACATCACAGTTACTGGATACAGGAAAAATTACGATTAGAGCCTATCAAAAAGACCAATTGCTATTGGTAGCGATTGAAGATAATGCAGGACTATATTGCCCCAAAAAAGTGGGAGATGATGGCCTTGGGATGAGTTTGGTAGATAAACGTCTGCGGCTTCGTTATGGTAAACAATATGGGGTAAGCGTTGAGTGTCAGCCAGAAGAATTTACCCGTGTCATTTTGTGTTTACCATTAGAAAAAAAACAGGCTAAAAAAGCGGCGTAA